A stretch of the Alosa alosa isolate M-15738 ecotype Scorff River chromosome 16, AALO_Geno_1.1, whole genome shotgun sequence genome encodes the following:
- the LOC125309288 gene encoding uncharacterized protein LOC125309288 isoform X2, which yields MFETTKENMSNAFPIEVSMDRWAGYMDIAIPIFSMVVLYLSLFLVLKSNDFGPVCCNPEVHPPRFYLTWPVICVTHIGGLFLWDRGEFLQALCLRMFPPMLGFYMLSVSYNNLQRYRPWLHTTSSKLAWFTYYATQNSLALSAWWSLIDTLINLGVVLKYTVGLQDPIVSCVVLTLLFLAMLLWFILETFVFMNYIHYTFTVYPILIVGLGAMFTKGYVLLDMAPSTVYCGFLMLVATVMNCIMLCRHCCDSRLQSSDSTLKLALSRPEYCPSVSQSVDMLGMQGVQKVQKA from the exons ATGTTTGAGACCACTAAAGAGAATATGTCCAATGCCTTTCCCATTGAGGTTAGCATGGACAGATGGGCAGGCTACATGGACATTGCCATTCCAATCTTCAGCATGGTTGTTCTCTATTTGTCTCTTTTCCTGGTCCTCAAAAG TAATGACTTTGGCCCAGTTTGCTGCAACCCTGAGGTCCACCCTCCCCGGTTCTATTTGACTTGGCCTGTGATCTGTGTCACACACATAGGTGGACTCTTTCTTTGGGATCGAGG AGAGTTTCTGCAAGCCCTCTGCCTGAGGATGTTCCCACCCATGCTAGGCTTTTACATGCTGTCTGTTTCTTACAACAACTTGCAGCGTTACAGACCGTGGCTCCATACCACCTCCTCAAAGCTTGCCTGGTTCACCTACTACGCA ACACAAAACAGCTTGGCCCTGTCAGCTTGGTGGAGCTTAATTGATACTCTGATTAATCTGGGTGTCGTCCTGAAGTACACCGTTGGCCTGCAAGATCCAATCGTCAGCTGTGTGGTACTCACCCTACTCTTCCTGGCCATGCTTCTATG GTTTATCCTTGAGACCTTTGTGTTCATGAATTATATCCACTACACTTTCACGGTGTACCCAATCTTAATCGTGGGACTGGGAGCAATGTTTACCAAAGGATACGTATTGCTGGACATGGCACCCAGCACCGTTTACTGTG GATTCCTAATGCTGGTGGCGACAGTGATGAACTGCATCATGTTGTGCAGACACTGCTGTGACTCCAGACTTCAGTCCTCGGATTCTACTCTCAAACTCGCCTTGTCCAGGCCAGAGTACTGCCCATCAGTGAGCCAGTCAGTAGACATGCTGGGTATGCAGGGGGTTCAAAAGGTTCAAAAGGCCTAA
- the LOC125309291 gene encoding uncharacterized protein LOC125309291 gives MAERNPTRVAFVIFSLVAHLIAMAFNTLASIGKPSGVFQQSTEDVTQKYVTAITPARWSLFFWDFTYVWLLCMHIYLLAGLYRRRVYSWMYVSPAVLPYAFHVVLITNIIMNISYLFLFDRELLLASLVMSATMAFTNCLLMFFSCYGVKVYGAWLNKHHSLDLWLLRILVQNGVAMYTTFTSVATLLTLTIVLQFDAKMSSSNSAIISLSFLLAAILIWFVVENILLENHFRFVLSVYPVVILMLAGIVSHESSPGPNDVVSAALLGVACILFLIRITLVVWRHCKHPLYPPDMPVMSPIELVRTQNQVFF, from the exons ATGGCTGAGCGCAACCCTACACGAGTGGCTTTCGTCATTTTCTCTCTGGTTGCACACCTAATTGCAATGGCATTCAACACACTGGCTTCAATTGGCAAACCATCAG GTGTTTTTCAGCAAAGCACAGAGGATGTCACACAGAAGTATGTGACAGCCATCACACCTGCTAGATGGTCTCTGTTTTTCTGGGATTTCACCTATGTCTGGTTGCTGTGTATGCATATTTATCTCCTGGCAGGACTCTACAGAAG AAGAGTTTACTCTTGGATGTACGTGTCGCCTGCAGTGCTGCCATATGCCTTCCATGTGGTCTTGATAACAAACATCATCATGAACATTTCCTATCTATTCCTGTTTGACAGGGA GTTGTTATTGGCATCTCTGGTAATGTCTGCGACGATGGCCTTTACAAACTGCCTTCTAATGTTCTTCTCCTGTTACGGGGTCAAGGTGTACGGAGCCTGGCTGAACAAGCACCACTCTCTTGATCTCTGGCTTCTTCGTATTTTg gtGCAAAATGGGGTGGCCATGTATACAACATTCACAAGTGTGGCTACACTTTTGACGCTGACAATTGTTCTGCAATTTGATGCTAAGATGTCTAGTTCCAactcagcaatcatctccttgTCTTTCCTTCTCGCTGCGATCCTGATCTG GTTTGTGGTGGAGAACATCTTGCTGGAGAATCATTTCCGCTTTGTCCTCTCTGTCTACCCTGTGGTGATCCTGATGCTAGCTGGTATTGTATCCCACGAGTCCTCACCTGGCCCTAATGATGTGGTTTCAG CGGCACTCCTGGGTGTGGCCTGCATACTCTTCCTTATAAGGATCACCTTGGTGGTGTGGCGCCACTGCAAGCACCCTCTCTACCCACCCGATATGCCGGTGATGTCACCAATTGAACTGGTCAGGACGCAGAACCAAGTGTTTTTCTAG
- the LOC125309288 gene encoding uncharacterized protein LOC125309288 isoform X1, translating to MYEFAEKNPPPAEMETGYDMWFGTKEGRQVLEHLACVCLAILSFTASLGFISWAHGPSPPGMFETTKENMSNAFPIEVSMDRWAGYMDIAIPIFSMVVLYLSLFLVLKSNDFGPVCCNPEVHPPRFYLTWPVICVTHIGGLFLWDRGEFLQALCLRMFPPMLGFYMLSVSYNNLQRYRPWLHTTSSKLAWFTYYATQNSLALSAWWSLIDTLINLGVVLKYTVGLQDPIVSCVVLTLLFLAMLLWFILETFVFMNYIHYTFTVYPILIVGLGAMFTKGYVLLDMAPSTVYCGFLMLVATVMNCIMLCRHCCDSRLQSSDSTLKLALSRPEYCPSVSQSVDMLGMQGVQKVQKA from the exons ATGTATGAGTTTGCAGAGAAGAATCCACCACCAGCTGAAATGGAGACAGGATACGACATGTGGTTCGGCACAAAAGAAGGGCGACAGGTCCTTGAGCACTTGGCGTGTGTCTGCCTAGCCATACTCAGCTTCACGGCATCTTTGGGCTTCATCTCCTGGGCCCACGGACCAAGCCCTCCAG gTATGTTTGAGACCACTAAAGAGAATATGTCCAATGCCTTTCCCATTGAGGTTAGCATGGACAGATGGGCAGGCTACATGGACATTGCCATTCCAATCTTCAGCATGGTTGTTCTCTATTTGTCTCTTTTCCTGGTCCTCAAAAG TAATGACTTTGGCCCAGTTTGCTGCAACCCTGAGGTCCACCCTCCCCGGTTCTATTTGACTTGGCCTGTGATCTGTGTCACACACATAGGTGGACTCTTTCTTTGGGATCGAGG AGAGTTTCTGCAAGCCCTCTGCCTGAGGATGTTCCCACCCATGCTAGGCTTTTACATGCTGTCTGTTTCTTACAACAACTTGCAGCGTTACAGACCGTGGCTCCATACCACCTCCTCAAAGCTTGCCTGGTTCACCTACTACGCA ACACAAAACAGCTTGGCCCTGTCAGCTTGGTGGAGCTTAATTGATACTCTGATTAATCTGGGTGTCGTCCTGAAGTACACCGTTGGCCTGCAAGATCCAATCGTCAGCTGTGTGGTACTCACCCTACTCTTCCTGGCCATGCTTCTATG GTTTATCCTTGAGACCTTTGTGTTCATGAATTATATCCACTACACTTTCACGGTGTACCCAATCTTAATCGTGGGACTGGGAGCAATGTTTACCAAAGGATACGTATTGCTGGACATGGCACCCAGCACCGTTTACTGTG GATTCCTAATGCTGGTGGCGACAGTGATGAACTGCATCATGTTGTGCAGACACTGCTGTGACTCCAGACTTCAGTCCTCGGATTCTACTCTCAAACTCGCCTTGTCCAGGCCAGAGTACTGCCCATCAGTGAGCCAGTCAGTAGACATGCTGGGTATGCAGGGGGTTCAAAAGGTTCAAAAGGCCTAA